Proteins encoded by one window of Cyclobacteriaceae bacterium:
- a CDS encoding NUDIX hydrolase, producing MDQHIEEIFGKRIRIRVCGLCLQGDSLLLINHNLYPGQDFWAPPGGGIAYGQSATEALIREFMEETNLEIRVKDFRCVAEFVNPPLHALELFFEVEQTGGSPTVGHDPELPADKQLIRDVRFMPWCEIMALPDKEKHGLLRLCKSPNELKLLTGFYRI from the coding sequence ATGGATCAACACATTGAAGAGATTTTCGGTAAACGGATAAGAATACGGGTGTGTGGTTTATGCCTGCAGGGCGATAGCCTCTTGCTCATTAACCACAACCTCTATCCCGGTCAGGACTTTTGGGCCCCTCCGGGTGGGGGCATTGCGTATGGGCAATCGGCTACCGAGGCACTTATTCGGGAATTCATGGAGGAAACAAACCTGGAAATACGTGTGAAGGATTTCCGCTGTGTGGCTGAATTCGTAAATCCGCCCCTCCATGCCCTTGAATTGTTCTTTGAGGTGGAACAAACCGGTGGATCGCCTACGGTTGGGCACGACCCTGAATTACCCGCAGACAAACAACTGATCCGGGACGTCAGGTTTATGCCTTGGTGCGAAATAATGGCACTTCCCGACAAGGAAAAACATGGGTTACTCAGGCTTTGCAAAAGCCCAAACGAGCTGAAATTATTGACCGGTTTTTATAGAATATAA
- a CDS encoding NUDIX domain-containing protein, producing the protein MSLYKADDRPADGHYNHVIDAATEPITRAKLIQHVWVQNVKEEEFETLLGYLNSKVPIGISSLHISAHDYIALKVYLTSKFKVVKAAGGLVRKKDKFLMIYRLKKWDLPKGKKERKEKYPQTAVREVEEECNVSVKLVGKICTTWHTYTMNRRAMLKKTKWYAMDLVDDSKMKPSTEEDIEDVRWMKTKEVYHALEHSYKSIQYVFERYYELVDVKS; encoded by the coding sequence GTGAGCCTGTACAAGGCTGATGACCGTCCTGCTGATGGACATTATAATCATGTAATTGATGCAGCCACAGAGCCTATCACGCGGGCAAAACTCATCCAACACGTTTGGGTGCAAAATGTAAAAGAGGAGGAGTTTGAAACCTTACTCGGTTACCTGAATTCAAAAGTTCCTATCGGGATATCATCGCTTCATATCAGTGCCCATGATTACATCGCCCTGAAAGTTTACCTCACAAGCAAATTTAAAGTGGTGAAGGCGGCCGGTGGCCTTGTTCGAAAGAAGGATAAGTTTCTGATGATATACCGGTTAAAAAAGTGGGATCTGCCAAAAGGTAAGAAGGAACGCAAAGAAAAATATCCACAGACTGCCGTGCGGGAGGTTGAAGAGGAGTGTAACGTTTCCGTTAAACTGGTTGGAAAAATTTGCACCACCTGGCATACCTACACCATGAACCGCAGGGCAATGCTGAAGAAAACAAAGTGGTATGCGATGGACCTGGTGGATGATTCAAAAATGAAACCCAGCACAGAGGAAGATATTGAAGATGTACGCTGGATGAAAACAAAAGAGGTTTACCACGCACTTGAACATTCATACAAATCCATCCAATACGTGTTTGAACGCTACTACGAATTGGTAGACGTAAAATCCTAG
- a CDS encoding ABC transporter ATP-binding protein, translated as MIKLRDIDKFIDSRFQRTFILKGVNLDVEQGEFLTIMGPSGAGKSTLMNIIGMLDEPSAGEYYFYDQPVHKLKEKQKSEMHKNHIGFIFQAYHLIDELTVYENIETPLLYKGVSGSQRKSMVAEMLDRFNMVAKKDLFPEQLSGGQQQLVGIARAIVGQPKMLLADEPTGNLHSDQGKHIMDIFQKLNEEGMTIIQVTHSEENAQRGKRVVRVADGAIVSDEKVN; from the coding sequence ATGATCAAGCTACGCGACATCGACAAATTTATTGACTCACGCTTTCAGCGCACCTTCATTTTAAAAGGGGTAAACCTTGACGTTGAGCAGGGTGAATTCCTGACCATTATGGGCCCCAGCGGGGCCGGCAAATCCACCTTGATGAACATCATCGGCATGCTGGATGAACCCTCAGCCGGGGAATATTACTTCTACGACCAGCCGGTGCATAAACTCAAAGAGAAGCAGAAGTCGGAGATGCATAAGAACCACATCGGCTTCATCTTTCAGGCGTATCACCTGATTGATGAACTTACGGTTTACGAAAACATTGAAACTCCCTTGTTGTACAAAGGTGTTAGTGGCAGTCAGCGTAAAAGCATGGTAGCCGAAATGCTGGATAGATTTAACATGGTGGCCAAGAAAGACTTGTTTCCCGAGCAGCTTTCAGGCGGGCAGCAGCAGTTGGTGGGTATTGCGCGCGCCATTGTGGGGCAACCGAAAATGCTTTTGGCCGATGAGCCTACCGGAAATTTGCATTCCGATCAGGGCAAACACATTATGGACATTTTCCAGAAACTGAATGAAGAAGGCATGACCATCATTCAGGTAACGCACTCGGAAGAAAATGCACAACGTGGCAAGCGTGTGGTGCGTGTTGCAGATGGGGCGATTGTATCAGACGAAAAAGTGAATTGA
- a CDS encoding FAD-dependent oxidoreductase, with product MSLNTFAPQTGKATGKTIEQLPKGSSVAVIGAGSFGGWTALHLLRKGYKVTLIDTWGPGNSRSSSGDETRVIRSTYGANEFYFNLNVRALTLWKEHEERWKTKLFQNKGVLWMCYEPHTPVVDDSIPFAEKYNMPYERLTVEEISKRYSIVNTSDLSHAWLDPYGGCLRAREACQAVYKGFIAEGGTILQVQAMPGKVEEKRLKYIQLSNGQSLTADRFIFACGSWLGKLFPEVLGNTITCTKQEVYYFGVPTQHTSAYEQFPVWVDVDGKDFYYGIPGNNYRGFKVGVDERGELFDPTHGDRISNEQVLKKARKFLAHRFPGLKDAPLVESRVCPYENSPDGNFLFDHHPEASNLFFLGGGSGHGFKHGPALGELVSEIVAGNKVIPQQFLLTR from the coding sequence ATGTCGCTGAATACCTTTGCACCTCAAACCGGAAAGGCTACTGGTAAAACAATCGAGCAACTTCCTAAAGGAAGTTCAGTTGCGGTTATTGGGGCAGGCTCATTTGGCGGGTGGACAGCCCTCCACCTGCTACGTAAGGGCTACAAAGTTACATTGATCGATACCTGGGGTCCGGGGAATTCACGATCAAGCTCGGGCGATGAAACGCGCGTGATCCGTTCCACCTATGGCGCCAATGAATTTTATTTCAACCTGAATGTGCGGGCACTTACACTATGGAAAGAACATGAGGAACGGTGGAAGACAAAACTCTTTCAAAACAAAGGTGTGCTGTGGATGTGTTACGAGCCACACACACCCGTTGTTGATGATTCAATACCCTTCGCTGAAAAGTACAACATGCCTTACGAGCGATTAACGGTTGAAGAAATTTCAAAACGATACTCCATTGTTAACACCAGTGATTTGAGTCATGCCTGGCTCGATCCTTATGGTGGCTGCCTACGCGCACGAGAGGCCTGTCAGGCCGTATACAAAGGTTTTATTGCAGAGGGCGGTACCATACTCCAGGTGCAGGCCATGCCCGGAAAGGTTGAAGAAAAGAGGTTAAAATATATACAACTATCGAACGGACAATCGCTCACAGCAGATCGATTCATTTTTGCCTGTGGATCGTGGCTGGGCAAATTGTTCCCCGAAGTATTGGGCAACACCATTACCTGCACCAAACAGGAAGTGTATTACTTTGGTGTGCCTACGCAACACACATCCGCGTATGAACAATTTCCGGTGTGGGTAGATGTGGATGGTAAAGATTTTTATTACGGCATTCCCGGAAACAACTACCGTGGATTTAAAGTAGGTGTGGATGAACGGGGTGAACTATTTGACCCAACCCATGGCGACCGGATTTCAAATGAGCAGGTATTAAAAAAAGCCAGAAAATTTTTAGCCCATCGTTTTCCCGGATTAAAAGATGCGCCCTTAGTTGAAAGTCGCGTATGCCCCTATGAGAATTCACCCGATGGAAATTTTTTATTCGATCATCATCCGGAAGCCAGTAATTTATTCTTCTTAGGCGGAGGATCAGGTCATGGGTTTAAGCATGGCCCTGCATTAGGTGAGTTGGTTTCAGAAATCGTAGCTGGTAACAAAGTTATACCTCAACAATTTCTGCTAACCAGATAG
- a CDS encoding DUF3822 family protein, which yields MQNVATFKLIKKIKDDRFEEDNIHEYSLLLNVGPRDVQVGVVDGNQNRLLYLEDYVLPSVSSSDDLIYTLEQLFDYHAFIRAGFWKRIKIALKNQKLVQVPQALFDESAVQEYLKLNAQPSAQEETAFIPMEKSEAVTVFAIQKELKTWVEQKYPQKQFTLLHQSAALIEGVMRIAEKRTDNPLYLYVDRFKLHIISVNQGKLVYYNQFTILSFQDYIRYIMLVMKTLNMDQQTSNVVMWGYIGKNSPHYHEFYKYIQNVTFGERPDNLKFGYMFDEVQDHHFIDLYSVDLFQ from the coding sequence TTGCAAAACGTTGCCACGTTCAAGCTAATCAAGAAAATCAAGGATGATCGCTTCGAAGAAGACAACATCCACGAATACTCCCTGCTTTTAAACGTTGGTCCCCGCGATGTTCAGGTTGGCGTAGTTGACGGTAATCAAAACCGATTACTTTACCTGGAAGATTACGTACTTCCATCTGTCTCCTCTAGCGATGATCTGATTTACACGCTCGAACAATTGTTCGATTACCATGCCTTTATTCGTGCCGGTTTTTGGAAACGAATAAAAATTGCCCTGAAAAATCAGAAACTTGTTCAAGTGCCCCAGGCTTTGTTCGATGAATCAGCTGTTCAGGAATATTTAAAACTGAACGCACAGCCTTCTGCACAGGAAGAAACTGCTTTTATTCCTATGGAAAAAAGTGAAGCAGTTACCGTGTTTGCCATTCAGAAGGAACTTAAGACGTGGGTAGAACAAAAATATCCGCAAAAGCAGTTTACACTCTTACATCAATCGGCTGCCTTGATTGAAGGTGTTATGCGCATAGCCGAAAAACGTACCGACAATCCTTTGTATCTGTATGTCGATCGGTTTAAACTCCACATCATCTCGGTTAATCAGGGGAAGTTGGTCTATTACAACCAGTTTACCATCCTCAGCTTTCAGGATTATATCCGGTACATTATGCTGGTGATGAAGACCCTGAATATGGATCAGCAAACCAGCAACGTGGTAATGTGGGGATACATTGGTAAAAACTCACCGCACTACCACGAGTTTTATAAATACATTCAAAATGTAACCTTTGGTGAACGACCCGATAACCTGAAATTCGGTTACATGTTTGATGAGGTTCAGGACCACCACTTCATTGACCTGTACAGCGTGGATCTGTTTCAATAG
- the pyrE gene encoding orotate phosphoribosyltransferase, with translation MPIIKIQASTATAVANMLLEIEAIKLSTQKPFTWASGWKSPIYCDNRLSLSHPTIRKAITNGLVQAIRENFSAAEAIAGVATAGIAQGALVADALNLPFAYVRPKPKDHGMENLIEGQITKGQKVVVVEDLISTGGSSLKAVRAIRDGGAEVLGMVSIFTYGFDIAQSNFYSDDVSLVSLSDYDHLVACALDKKYVGEKELTSLKAWRYDPAHWKP, from the coding sequence ATGCCTATCATTAAAATTCAAGCCTCCACAGCCACAGCTGTGGCCAATATGTTACTCGAAATTGAAGCTATTAAACTGAGCACACAAAAACCGTTTACATGGGCCTCTGGGTGGAAATCACCCATTTATTGCGACAACCGGCTATCCCTCTCGCACCCAACCATACGCAAGGCCATTACCAATGGGCTGGTTCAGGCTATTCGGGAAAATTTTTCTGCTGCAGAAGCCATTGCCGGTGTGGCAACAGCTGGCATCGCACAAGGAGCGCTGGTTGCTGATGCGCTAAACCTGCCCTTTGCCTACGTACGACCAAAGCCGAAAGATCATGGTATGGAAAACCTGATTGAGGGGCAGATAACAAAAGGACAAAAAGTTGTGGTTGTAGAAGACCTCATCTCTACCGGAGGTAGTTCGTTGAAAGCCGTCCGTGCCATTCGCGATGGTGGTGCTGAAGTATTGGGTATGGTTTCCATCTTCACCTATGGCTTTGATATTGCTCAAAGTAACTTCTATTCAGATGACGTCTCGTTGGTGAGCCTGAGCGATTACGATCATTTAGTCGCCTGCGCACTGGATAAAAAGTATGTGGGTGAAAAAGAGCTTACCTCGCTAAAAGCCTGGCGATACGATCCTGCTCATTGGAAACCATAA
- a CDS encoding DUF1573 domain-containing protein has protein sequence MKKTVLMMVLMAFAFCGFAQEAKPAAKLNGPILTFEKNTHDFGDIYQGDQVAQVFKFTNTGNEPLIITNIQVTCGCTAPEWPRQPIPPGGKGEIKIGFNSAGKMGRQNKTVTVLSNAANDENTISFVTNILTKTPQ, from the coding sequence ATGAAGAAGACAGTATTGATGATGGTTTTGATGGCTTTTGCATTTTGCGGATTTGCCCAGGAGGCTAAGCCGGCAGCAAAGCTTAACGGACCTATTCTCACATTTGAAAAAAATACCCATGATTTCGGTGACATTTACCAAGGTGACCAGGTGGCACAGGTTTTCAAGTTCACCAATACCGGTAACGAGCCTTTGATTATTACCAATATTCAGGTTACCTGCGGATGTACCGCACCCGAGTGGCCGCGTCAGCCAATCCCTCCCGGAGGAAAAGGCGAAATTAAAATCGGGTTTAACAGTGCCGGAAAGATGGGACGGCAAAACAAAACCGTTACGGTCTTATCCAATGCTGCAAACGATGAAAATACAATTTCATTCGTGACCAACATTTTGACGAAGACACCACAATAA
- the coaD gene encoding pantetheine-phosphate adenylyltransferase, with amino-acid sequence MKRIALFPGSFDPFTKGHEDIVLRGLKLFDEIIVAIGFNSSKSVRYFEIDFMVERINTTFKDYPNIKVVTFSELTAEFAKKNGARYLLRGLRNTTDFEYENSIAQVNRYLNEDLESVFLITSPQFASISSSIIREVHRYQGDVSSFLPYKL; translated from the coding sequence ATGAAGCGAATCGCCTTATTTCCCGGATCATTTGATCCCTTCACGAAAGGGCATGAAGATATTGTTCTTCGTGGACTTAAGTTGTTTGATGAAATTATTGTGGCGATTGGTTTTAACAGCAGCAAAAGTGTCCGGTATTTCGAAATCGACTTTATGGTTGAACGCATCAACACCACGTTTAAAGATTACCCGAACATAAAGGTTGTTACCTTTTCGGAACTGACAGCTGAATTTGCTAAAAAAAATGGCGCCCGCTACTTGCTTCGAGGTTTGCGCAACACCACCGACTTTGAATACGAAAACAGCATAGCCCAGGTGAACCGCTACCTGAATGAAGACCTTGAATCTGTTTTTTTGATTACCTCGCCCCAGTTTGCTTCTATAAGCTCATCTATCATTCGCGAAGTTCATCGCTATCAGGGTGATGTGAGTAGCTTCTTACCGTATAAACTCTAG
- a CDS encoding OmpA family protein: protein MRSSFAFLLALILTTGFGQGEDELRKSIYFGGGSFYIDEYQADELFHWLDSIPNLLDKYDIHLISHTDPIGGRQYNEWLSKMRSQAVFELLLQRNIPEHKISTKDWGLENPVYRNDSRRGMSMNRRVDVILYPIIF from the coding sequence ATGCGAAGTTCATTTGCATTTCTGCTGGCACTCATACTAACAACCGGCTTCGGACAGGGTGAAGATGAACTGCGCAAATCCATCTACTTTGGTGGTGGTAGTTTTTACATCGATGAATACCAGGCCGATGAATTGTTTCATTGGCTGGATTCCATCCCCAACCTGTTAGACAAATACGACATTCACCTGATCAGCCACACCGATCCCATTGGTGGTCGGCAATACAACGAGTGGCTTTCCAAAATGCGCAGCCAGGCCGTGTTCGAGTTGCTGTTGCAGCGCAATATTCCCGAGCATAAAATCTCTACCAAAGACTGGGGCCTAGAAAATCCGGTTTACCGCAACGACTCCCGCAGGGGCATGAGCATGAACCGCAGGGTGGACGTTATCCTGTATCCCATCATTTTCTAG
- a CDS encoding aldo/keto reductase, protein MEYRRLGKSGLQVSALSLGSWLTFGKQIDNSVAEELMVLAYDQGVNFFDNAEIYARGRSEIVMGEILKKYNWQRDSYIVSSKVFFGYLGKDAKPTQKGLSRKHVVEACEQALKRLQLDYLDLYFCHRPDKETPIEETVWTMHNLIQQGKILYWGTSEWSAQEIMEAHMVARQHHLIGPVMEQPQYNMLERARVEVEYAQLYKTVALGTTIWSPLASGVLSGKYNAGFVEETRLSILGMDWLKESALQEEKLEKSRKLTAFAKELGVSLPVLAIAWCLKNQQVSTVILGASKKAQLQENFNALEAQQLLTDEVMNKIEEILQNKPKFPDY, encoded by the coding sequence ATGGAATACAGACGTCTCGGAAAATCAGGATTACAAGTTAGTGCCCTCTCACTCGGCTCATGGTTAACCTTCGGTAAACAAATTGATAATTCAGTAGCTGAAGAGTTGATGGTGCTGGCGTACGATCAAGGCGTAAACTTTTTCGACAATGCCGAAATCTATGCCCGCGGTCGATCGGAGATTGTGATGGGGGAGATTCTAAAGAAATACAACTGGCAGCGCGACAGTTATATTGTTTCCAGCAAAGTATTCTTTGGTTACTTAGGCAAGGATGCAAAACCAACCCAAAAAGGGTTGAGTCGTAAACATGTGGTAGAGGCATGCGAGCAAGCATTAAAGCGCCTTCAACTCGATTACCTCGATTTATATTTCTGTCACCGGCCGGATAAGGAAACCCCCATTGAAGAAACGGTGTGGACGATGCACAACCTGATTCAACAGGGAAAAATTTTATACTGGGGAACCAGCGAATGGAGTGCACAGGAAATAATGGAAGCACACATGGTGGCGCGACAGCATCATTTAATTGGTCCGGTAATGGAGCAGCCACAATACAACATGCTGGAACGTGCGCGTGTAGAGGTTGAGTATGCTCAACTTTATAAAACCGTTGCTTTGGGTACCACGATCTGGTCGCCATTGGCCAGTGGTGTATTAAGCGGAAAATACAATGCTGGTTTTGTAGAAGAAACACGCTTGAGTATACTGGGTATGGATTGGTTGAAAGAATCTGCCCTTCAGGAGGAGAAACTTGAGAAGTCGCGAAAGCTTACGGCATTTGCAAAAGAGCTTGGCGTAAGCTTGCCCGTGCTGGCCATTGCGTGGTGTTTGAAAAATCAACAGGTGAGTACTGTAATCTTAGGAGCATCCAAAAAGGCGCAGTTGCAGGAAAACTTCAATGCGTTGGAAGCGCAACAATTGCTCACCGATGAGGTAATGAACAAAATCGAAGAAATTCTTCAAAACAAGCCCAAATTTCCCGACTACTGA
- the rpsA gene encoding 30S ribosomal protein S1 codes for MAVPGEFDWDAFETKGFGEGYSASDREKMEQLYAGTVTTVDSGEVVDGVVVGINDRDVILNIGFKSDGLVPLAEFKDMTDLKIGDKVEIFIEEREDKMGQLVLSRRKAKLVKGWERIQKALDEDLVIEGFVKRRTKGGLIVDVYGIEAFLPGSQIDVKPIRDFDIYVNKSMEVKVVKINYTNDNVVVSHKVLIEKDLEEQKVAILSNLEKGQVLEGTIKNMTNFGVFIDLGGVDGLLHITDISWGRINHPEEVLKLDQVVKVVVLEFDEDKKRISLGMKQLTPHPWDSLPADINVGSKVKGKIVNVADYGAFLELQPGVEGLIHVSEMSWSQHLRNPQDFMKVGDEIEAVVLTIDREERKMSLGIKQLTEDPWTRQDVMTKYAIGTKHEGIVRNLTNFGLFIELEEGIDGLVHVSDLSWTKKIKHPSEFVKVGDKMQVVVLELDAANRRLALSHKHLEENPWDTFETVFTDGSVHKCTVISKNDKGAVLELPYGIEGFCANKNLVKEDGGKIEVGESLDFKVLEFSKDDRRISLSHKAMFSAEEDKPAAKKKAPAAGKGKTIDKINQEVEKSTLGDLEALSALKDKMNAPKADDSKE; via the coding sequence ATGGCCGTTCCCGGTGAATTCGACTGGGATGCCTTTGAAACCAAAGGCTTTGGCGAAGGCTACTCCGCCAGCGACCGTGAAAAAATGGAACAACTGTATGCCGGCACGGTAACTACGGTTGACAGCGGTGAAGTAGTGGATGGTGTTGTGGTTGGTATTAACGACCGCGATGTAATCCTGAACATTGGATTTAAGTCGGACGGACTTGTGCCATTGGCTGAATTCAAAGACATGACCGACCTGAAGATTGGCGATAAAGTTGAAATCTTCATTGAAGAACGCGAAGACAAAATGGGTCAGCTTGTGCTGAGCCGCAGAAAAGCGAAACTGGTGAAAGGCTGGGAGCGCATCCAAAAAGCATTGGATGAAGACCTGGTGATTGAAGGTTTTGTGAAACGCAGAACAAAAGGTGGATTGATCGTAGATGTATACGGTATTGAAGCCTTCTTGCCGGGTTCACAAATTGATGTTAAGCCAATTCGCGATTTCGATATTTATGTGAACAAGTCGATGGAAGTGAAAGTTGTGAAAATCAACTACACCAACGACAACGTAGTGGTATCGCACAAAGTGCTTATCGAGAAAGACCTCGAAGAGCAGAAGGTGGCGATCCTCAGCAACCTGGAGAAAGGCCAGGTACTGGAAGGTACCATCAAGAACATGACCAACTTCGGTGTGTTTATCGATTTGGGTGGTGTTGATGGATTACTTCACATTACGGATATTTCATGGGGCCGCATCAACCATCCTGAAGAAGTGCTTAAGCTTGATCAGGTGGTTAAGGTTGTGGTACTTGAGTTTGACGAAGACAAGAAGCGCATCAGCCTGGGCATGAAGCAACTCACGCCTCATCCTTGGGATTCATTGCCTGCTGATATCAACGTGGGCTCTAAGGTTAAGGGTAAGATTGTGAACGTAGCCGATTACGGAGCGTTTCTCGAACTGCAACCGGGCGTTGAAGGCTTGATCCACGTAAGTGAAATGAGCTGGTCGCAGCACCTGCGCAATCCGCAGGATTTCATGAAAGTGGGTGATGAGATTGAAGCCGTTGTATTGACCATCGATCGCGAAGAGCGTAAGATGTCACTCGGCATCAAGCAACTCACGGAAGATCCTTGGACACGCCAGGATGTAATGACCAAATACGCCATCGGTACCAAGCATGAAGGTATTGTGCGTAACCTGACCAACTTCGGTTTGTTCATTGAACTGGAAGAAGGTATTGACGGTTTGGTGCACGTATCAGATTTAAGCTGGACGAAGAAGATCAAACATCCTTCAGAATTTGTGAAGGTTGGCGATAAGATGCAGGTAGTGGTGTTGGAGCTGGATGCGGCTAACCGCAGACTGGCCCTCAGCCACAAGCATCTGGAAGAAAATCCTTGGGATACATTCGAGACCGTGTTCACAGATGGTTCTGTACACAAGTGTACCGTTATCAGCAAGAACGATAAAGGCGCTGTACTGGAATTGCCGTACGGAATTGAAGGCTTCTGCGCCAACAAGAACCTGGTGAAGGAAGATGGCGGCAAGATTGAAGTGGGTGAATCACTCGACTTCAAAGTGCTTGAGTTTTCTAAGGATGACCGCAGAATTTCCCTGTCGCACAAGGCCATGTTCTCTGCTGAAGAGGATAAGCCAGCTGCCAAGAAGAAAGCTCCTGCTGCCGGTAAAGGCAAGACCATCGATAAGATCAACCAGGAAGTGGAGAAATCTACCTTGGGCGACCTGGAAGCATTAAGTGCGTTGAAAGACAAAATGAACGCGCCTAAGGCTGACGACTCGAAAGAGTAA
- a CDS encoding TolC family protein, whose translation MTRKNYLVAGLCMLVFQIYAQESLTFKEAVSIGLKNNVTLKQQENLLISSNIAKQSSLLALGPTVSINGEAARTDGNSFNQQEGTVVNGVADAVGAQISASMPLFRGLSTLNNYRQSVSQNDAQVQFVKRTKQDVIRNVANQFLTCLLDQRLVSIRERSLEYQKKQFEQIKEQVSAGSRAEADLLNQEFQVKNAELLLLRAKTTLRNDKTTLAQTLMIDPYSEFTLVDPSWDINILSSEQLNVELLYETAKSQRADYIRTKANERASELNYTSSKGSYFPNVSLFANYGSFYNYIHDRPNRTFEQQFTQDNTRLRYGVTFSIPIYGGFTNRAQVVQNKMLYQNAQLESENIEMTIKNDVLRAMQNYQDAILSYESAESQLRASEISYNLENERYTLGVSDIVALTLSLQNYTQAQADFESAKYTLMFQRLLLNYATGTLKFEDIP comes from the coding sequence ATGACACGTAAAAATTACTTAGTTGCAGGATTGTGCATGTTGGTTTTTCAGATTTATGCACAGGAGAGTTTAACATTTAAAGAAGCTGTAAGCATTGGATTGAAAAACAATGTGACATTAAAGCAGCAAGAAAATCTTCTTATTAGTTCGAATATTGCAAAACAATCAAGTTTATTGGCGTTGGGGCCAACTGTTAGTATTAATGGAGAAGCAGCGCGAACTGATGGAAATTCATTTAATCAACAAGAAGGAACGGTGGTAAATGGGGTGGCTGATGCGGTCGGTGCACAAATTTCTGCTTCAATGCCTCTTTTTAGGGGATTATCTACACTTAACAATTACCGACAATCCGTAAGTCAAAATGATGCGCAAGTGCAGTTTGTTAAGAGAACAAAGCAGGATGTCATTCGCAATGTGGCAAACCAGTTTTTGACATGCCTTCTTGATCAACGCTTGGTTTCAATTAGAGAAAGAAGTCTCGAGTATCAGAAAAAACAGTTTGAACAAATTAAAGAGCAAGTTTCTGCTGGAAGTCGTGCAGAGGCAGACCTTCTGAATCAAGAATTTCAAGTTAAGAATGCCGAACTTTTGCTTCTGCGTGCAAAGACCACATTAAGGAATGATAAGACTACTTTAGCCCAAACTTTAATGATTGACCCATATTCCGAATTTACTTTAGTTGATCCTAGTTGGGATATTAATATTTTGAGTTCGGAGCAATTGAATGTTGAATTACTCTATGAGACAGCCAAAAGTCAAAGGGCTGATTACATCCGAACTAAAGCCAATGAAAGGGCATCAGAATTGAACTACACATCATCTAAGGGTAGTTATTTTCCCAATGTATCATTGTTTGCAAATTATGGGTCATTTTACAATTATATTCATGATAGGCCCAACAGGACATTCGAACAACAATTCACGCAGGATAATACTCGATTGAGATATGGGGTTACATTTAGTATACCCATTTATGGTGGCTTTACCAATCGAGCTCAAGTGGTGCAAAATAAAATGCTGTATCAGAATGCACAGTTGGAAAGCGAAAATATTGAAATGACTATTAAGAATGATGTTTTGCGGGCTATGCAAAATTACCAGGATGCCATATTGAGTTATGAATCAGCTGAATCGCAGTTGAGAGCATCTGAAATCTCCTATAATTTGGAGAATGAAAGGTATACATTAGGTGTTTCTGACATTGTTGCTTTGACTTTGTCATTGCAAAACTATACACAAGCGCAAGCTGATTTTGAAAGTGCGAAATACACGCTAATGTTTCAGCGTTTGTTACTAAACTATGCAACAGGAACCCTAAAATTTGAGGATATACCCTAA
- a CDS encoding phosphoglycerate mutase family protein, which produces MKSLYLKLLLPVLFLFSAELSAQEKLTTFILIRHAEKDMTQSTNDPDLSAEGKKRAERLAALLNEGEVNAIYSTPYKRTRQTVEVLAKAKGLSINDYQVNKEEEIDRMITSHAGGTIVVSGHSNTIPWFANKLLGYEKYRPWEDGDYDNVLLITVTERGKLAKLVWLNY; this is translated from the coding sequence ATGAAATCACTGTATCTGAAATTACTTCTTCCGGTCCTGTTTCTTTTTTCTGCTGAACTTTCTGCCCAAGAAAAACTTACCACCTTTATTCTCATCCGCCATGCGGAAAAAGATATGACACAAAGCACCAACGATCCGGATTTATCCGCAGAAGGAAAAAAGCGCGCGGAACGATTAGCGGCATTGTTAAACGAAGGCGAAGTAAACGCGATTTACAGCACGCCCTACAAACGCACCCGACAGACGGTTGAAGTACTGGCCAAGGCCAAAGGACTTTCCATTAATGATTATCAGGTTAACAAGGAAGAAGAAATTGACCGGATGATTACGAGTCATGCTGGAGGTACAATAGTAGTGTCTGGTCACTCGAACACCATTCCCTGGTTTGCCAATAAGTTATTGGGTTACGAAAAATATCGTCCATGGGAAGATGGTGATTATGACAATGTGTTGCTGATCACCGTAACAGAAAGAGGAAAACTGGCCAAACTGGTTTGGTTGAATTATTAG